GAATGCCGCCTGAGGAGCCTGTAGAAGGCATGATCGCTTGGTTGTCGAGATAAGCAGGAAGAAAACTCCTCAGCTTGAAGGTCGTAGCTGATTCTAGCTTTGTCTCCTGAAAACAAGCAATGCTAGGCCGACAGGAAGTTAGAACATCACGAACCAAAGAACACTTATTCTCGTCACCCAGGCCTCTAACATTCCAATCAAGAAGCTTCATAGATCATGGTGAAAACCGCCCGTGCATGAAAGAAAAGAGAACAAGGCATATGCATGAGCGGCagaatgcaagaggcagtaacatAAAGGAGATAACATTGATGCAACAACGGTCTTACAACTTGGTCTAACACAAGACTGACCAACAGGTACAAACTGACAGAGACATAGACCGAAAACATAAACAAGCTAACAGACTGATTCCGAACTGGACTAACGGAGCAGAAAACGACTCTGGGACGAACACTAATGCAAGGATAAGCATGGCAGGGGCCGGCAGGCCCAGAGAGCAGCATAAGCATAACTGATAAACCTCTAAACATCTAATCCAGAACGAGCCCCCATGGAAGAAGCGGATGAGCCGTCCGAGTGGCCAGAGCGGCCAGCACCGGTGGTCGAGGAGGATGATGCTTGAGCGAGGATGGCGTCCACGTTGAGGTCGCAGCATTTGGCGACTTGCTTGAGCTTGCCCCTGGTCATGGGCGCGGGAGTGCTGCCGAACTGGAGATCCAGCAGCTCGGCGACCGGCACCACCTTGGTCTTCTTCTTGCTGCGGGAGGCGCTGGAGTTGGGCCGCCGGCTAGAGCCACCGTGGTTGGAGCCGGAGGTCGCCGCCTTGCGCTTGGAAGCGCGCTCGACAGAGCTAACGCGCTCCCCATCGTACATCATCCTGATGCGAGGGCTGTGGCGCGTAGCAGAGGGCGGCGCATTCAGATCTTGGACAGCAGGGGCGACAGCAGAGTCATCGCCCGTCTCTTGATGGCCCAATCCAGCCGCCTCCAGGGGCTGAACAGCGGGGCCGGCGTCAGAGCTGACCGCGGGCACATGGTGGATCGGCTCTCTGGAGGGGGGAACAACCCCGAGCCCCAGATCCATGCCTGCCATGGCCCCGACAAGGGGAGGAGGTGGGGAGGCGAGCTGAAGAGGAGCTGCAGGGCAGTCGAAAAGTTGAAGAGTGGGTGGGAACGGGCGGAGATCATCGGCCCTTGGCTCTGGCGGCGGAGTGCGGCAGAAGCAGAAGGTGGTGGCGACATGAGCGGGGAGCAAGGAGCACGCTACGTGGAGCAGATTGGTGTTGGCTACAGGGGATCGATCGCAGCTGAGTAGGTCGGCCCCCAAGGCAAGGGCGTGCTTGAGCGGCCTAGGACAAATGGGCCGGGTGGCAAGCACCTGGTAGGCTTGGACGCGCGCGTAGGCTGGGAAGTAGGCCTCAGCAGGGAAAATGGCACCTCCAACAGCAGAGAGAGGTGGGCCGACGGTGGGCAGAAGCCCATGTGGCACAACGGGCTTGGGGGGTGCATATTATCAACTGATGGAAGGAGGGGAAGGGTGCGCGGGCACATGAGGCCAGCCTCATCCTGCGGCCAGAATTTGAACAAAAGAGAGCGGCAGCTTTCCTGCGCCAAGGTTTCAGATCGCAGGTCGAAGCAGGGGAAGAAGCCATCATCCAGAGCGATCGCTCGCACCTGGATAGCGCCCTTGGCAACCCGACAATTGCTAAGCTGAAGCTCGAAGGAGAACGACATGGCTTCTGGGTCGAAGGAGACTGCCGCACTTGGTCGGGCGCATGCCGCCGCAAGGAGGGAAGAGCGGAGGCAGCCCCGTTGCTCGTCCTCGTGGGCGATCTGCTCGATCGTAGGGAGGGAGAAAGGGGCCCCTACGATGAGCATGGGCTTGTACGAGATCTTCAGCATGGCCATGAAGTCTTGGTCAGAAGCGATTTGAGGCTGAAGGAAGGCGCGGTAGGCCCGAGTGGCCATGCCGTCATCCTCGGCCTGGCCACCCGACGCTGCACCGGGCCCCCGAGGCAGACCAAGGTCCTGGCGAGGAAGGGTCCTAGGGAGTGCACGGCCAGCACCGGAACCCCCTCCCCCACCGTGGCGGCGCGCGGATGGGGGTTGTGGAGGCGCAGTCGGGGACCCGCCGCTGTGCGCTTTGCTGACGCTGTGGACTTTAAAGAGTTGATGTCGATGCCGACATGGTTCCCGTTGATGTCACGATATTGGGGGTTGTAGAAAGTGTCGAACTCGACGGCCACGATTCGGCCGTCCCCTGTCCCGTTAGTGTCGGTCGggaggaggccgaggccgccgccgGCACTATGGGGCGGGAGCACCGAAGGGAAACCTCCGAGGAAGAAGGCCATCCCGTCGCCTGTCAGCGGCAGGCTGTCCTTGTCTGGGGTGATTCGGAAGGAGAATGTGGTAGTGAAGCTAGCCATCTCGCCGGTGGCGTTGCTCCACAGCGGCACTTTGTGGTCGTACCATGCCCGGCCGACGCTGCTCTGAATGTTTGCATCACGCGTGTTCTTTGTCAGCTAGCCATCTCGCCGGTGGCGTTGCTCCACGACGTGCTGACGAGTGCATCGCCGTTGACGGCGATGGATGAACTGGCTCTTGGGTTGGAGAAGTTGATGTCGAAGAAGAGTGAGAAGGCCCGGCGCGGCGCATAGTAGAGGCATAGCAGCAAAACCAAGACTAGGGTGGTAGGAGGAGGACGGCGAGAGCCCATGGCCTGGTGTTTGGAAGGAGGAAAGCTTGAGCACTATAATGTTAGGGGAATATAGTTAGTCTTCAGGGTCAAATTTGACGTTTTCAGCTGGTCTCCAGGCCAAAGCAGAAGTGCACGATAGCACATGAAAGCAACCAGAGAGCCAATGGTAGCACACGGCTCTGGCGGAGCTCCAAATGGTTGCACAGGACAAAAGTCACCAGCTCCAAATGGTGGTTCAACTTCAATAAACTGGCCAATAAACATGTACTTATCCTTTTTGTTTATACTTAAGAGCAGCATCTGCCGGCGACCGAGACGGAAGAGACAAATGCTCGCCGGCCGGCAAGCTAACCTTTTTTGTTGAAATATATTGTCCGCTTCTCTCTATCAGTTTGGATTTTTAAAGCAACTGACTGGAGTATGAATTCAATATGGTATCTGAGTGAAGTGGTCTTGAGTTTAAAATTCTGCTAGCGCAGTACTAACAAAGATTCTGCGGCCTAAATCGATCCCACGTCTAAGAACTAAGAAAGCCTAGACGTGAAGGAGAATGTTGAAATATAAGGCCCGCCTCTCTCCATCAGTACGGACTTTTGAAGCAGCCCGCTGCACCATGAATTCGATACTTTTCACTCATCTATATAGTAACATGTCTACGTTGGAATTGTGCCTATAGGTAATAATAAAATGTTCATTTTTCTGTTGTTTCATGATTTGTGCAATGAATAATATCtttctatctatctatctatatacCTACCTATACTAATTAGGCACTTCCTAAAAATTCCCACGTTAATCAGTAATTAGGAGCCGTTAATCTGGTGGGACCAAATTATTACGGTGTAGATCTCCTTAAAATTCACACGATAATAAAAAATAGAAGCCTTTTATCTGGTGGGACCGAATTATTATGGTGTAGATCTTTCAATCTATACCTTTCAATTAATCCACGTGATTAAAAATATATTAACTGTTTGATCTATTAATTTTGCACGGAGAGAAGAGACAAACTGACCCAACTGACCCAAACCGATTATGCATCCAGTCAAGAGTCTGCGTCATGCACGGCTCCATGCAAGCGATCTAAAATAGGATACATATGTATTGTACTTGGACTTGGACTGTAAGAAAACCTGCTGATTATTCGTTGCAAAAGAAGAGGCCGTCCAACATTCTAACAAGTAGTACACGTACATCTTCCTGAAGAACATGGTCGCCCTCATGTTCGTTTAGATGCGTTCGCAGTACTGCATAATTTATCCTCGCTGCAACGCTGCCGTTCGGGGATGCGTGAGTCGAAGCCTGCAATCCAATTAATTATCCTCGCTGCAACGCCGCCGTCTCAGGATGCACGAGTCGAAGCCTACAATCCAGATAAGTTAATATGTTGTTACGATGGGCATGGCGTTTTGCAACGATTGAGCAGTAAGTACCAGAAGACGGAGGCTTCTCTACAGGAAGATTTCACCACAGCATGAAGAGAGAGAAAACCGTGAAGGTGTGATAGATAAGATGCAAGCCACGCCATCTGCATGCTCTATAAGAAAGATCGGCTCCATGATCTCTCTAACCCCATGATCAAAGTACATGTCCATGGTTCTTCTCGCCCCAGTTCTCGCGTCGAGAGAAAAGGTAGTCTAGCTATAAGATTGGGCCAGGGTGTGGCTGCAGCAGCAAGAGGCGGTCTATTGCTAGCAAGTAATTAATATGATGATTATTCACTTGATTTGTTCTTATGTGACAGGGTAATCTGGTTCGATACCATGACTACGCATCCTCAAATTTTAATGCTCGACTGAATCGATCCTTATCAATTTCATATTCCAGTACTCGAATTTAAACCTCTTGATATTATATTCTAATTTTGACCACCCTGCGTATCATGGTTATCTTCTTAAGCCAACAATTTCCAAGTCGATTAATGCATGGAGGAGCAATTGGACGGATGCATTCATGGTCTGCCTACAGAGGAGTCCCCCCCAACTGTTTTCTTACAATCCTACAACCAGTGCTAAGCATTACAACAAGGAGGAGAGGTTATGTACAAAGGCGGGTAAGATGTCTGACGGCCGAATCATATGGCCTACATGACATCCGGTATCATCTTCTTCTATTTTTTTTCTAAGTTGTAAATTGACATCATATCGGATATCTTCTTCCTTTTACTTCAGTTGTAAATTTCGTTTAGTAGTAATAACGTCTTGATAGTCATTTCTCATTTGTACGTTGATGTTTTGGCTTGAAAACAAGACAATTTTAAACTTTGATATTGCTAATGTCACTATGTATTACCATCTAACATCCAGATTGTATATCTTTTGTCATTTACGATGTTCAGTTGTATTTCCTTCAGCCATGCATGTTTGCATTTTACTAAATTGGCATAGAATTGCAGCAATTAGTCACATGTGGACTTGGACCAACAAAGTTGGAAGGATGGAACCGGTGGTCTGCAATAATTGAGCAAGTATCAATACTATTTATGCTCCTAACGATCCACGGCGACGAGTCCATTCAGCAGCTGGGTAGCTGTTCCATTGCCCATGACCTCTTCGTGTCACGTGACGCACCATGGCGCCGGCTACCCAAGTTGTTTCCAACGGAGAGTTCATGCACATGCAGTAATATCCACTTCTCGGCCGGTACGCTCTGTACTCAGCCCACAGAGTCTAGCAGCCACGCGACCGATTATACTTAGCCACTGACTGGCTGCCTCCTCCAGAAAGGGGTGGACTACTTTCGGATGATGTCCACGGGATGAAAGCAATAGATAGGATCAAAGAATAGAAGAATAATTGGAGAAAAAGCAGCTGCAAGTTCCCTAATTTTACTTTTCTTCCTTTTAGCTACTTCGTTCTCTTCCTATAATTTACATGGACTACGTGGTGTGATGCTTTGTGTGAGAACACGCCTTATATCAGTAGGTTTTAGTGCATGCATCCATCAAATTTAGTTCTTTCACACCTTAATTAACAAGAGTACTCAGTGAACAATATTTTAGAAACACAACGTGGATGTCCAAATTATTTACAACTGTTGATCTAGCTTTCAAAGGATTTGATTATGGAAGTTTTAGCAATGCTTTCACTAAATACAAAAGGTGCACACACAAGCATTGCTTACATAATTGTTTTATGTTATTCACATTTTTCTTAGAAAAAGGAGGATAATCCATGCGACTCACATATTTCAAGCCGTCACAATTTGTACCATTGAATTATTCTGTGAGTATATCATTAGATATATTGGCCCACATGTATCTAATTATGTTTGCAAGATACTTGATTTTTAATCATTGGTTACTTGCATTGCAAATTTTCAGATGGACTACAGTGATATACAAGCCCGATGAGATCTTTCTAGAAAAACTTGATTGTGGAAGATGGAAATTAATTAATTTTATATGCATTCCTTTGTTTTACTGGCATTTCACTAAACTCAGGATTTGAAAAGCATGTAAATTGCAAGCATGTATTTGTGATCCTATTTGTTTCTATATTTGAATTTCCAGCACCTGTACATATACTAACGTTTTCAGTGAAAAATATCCTATCTTCGGGTTACACAACAGAATACTACTATGCGTATCTTAGATAGCAAGCAATAAATAAAAGCGATGCAGACATTGGTCTTTCAGTGTAACATGCAAATAACAAGATTTCGGAGTAAAGTTTAAAGTCGTGCATCCTTTTTTAACTGAATTAAAGGAACCATTCAAGGTTTATGCAGGCGAACAATATATATCACGATATATTAGTACCATTGGGTTTTAGAGGGCGGTAAACCGTACAAGATTTTAAATTTATCTTTCTAGAACTAATAATTTAGGTCTCCGGGGCACTTATACAGAGGAAAATATTTGTAGATATTGGCATGTTATCATGCTTTACCTTTATGTTCATCGATATATTGTGTGGGTACAAATCTAACAACCAGTCCCAAAAATATTGCCAGACAATGCAGTATTTGTCTAACATCTTTTATGTAAATTTGTAATCAGGGATTTATTGAAAAGAATATATCATTTATGCTACACGGTAACCAATATTCATCGTTGCATATTGTAGATGCAATGATCCAAAATTATTCTAGAACTAATGTTATAATTTTGTTTCCAAAAAatattgcatgcaccaaaaataatataagttcAACCTATATAAATCTATCTAGAATAGGCTAGCCCGTGCGGACgcacgggttgacgactagtTGTAATAATTTGTTAATGAATTTGCTTGTGAAACACCATCAGCATATATTCAAGTATATATTATTCTAAACACCCCTCCTCATAAAATGTATGTAAACACATACATTTAGACTGCATACATATTGATTGATGACCGTGTTTTTCAGTCATAGATATGGAGATATCAACCCGACATTATGGATGCCCGTTAGTTGAGCTGACATTGGATAGACACATACTGCCAGAAAATTGTCCTTTTTATGTCATCACTATATATCTCATATGCATCATATATGTCTATATCCTTAGACCTTACATCAGGCTCATACTCATGATATTAAACTGGTCTGCTTAGTGGTCACCAAATATTACTAGGAGATCGTAAAGATGGTTTTCGGGCTTAGCCAAAGCATGCCGCAAGTCATGGATTTATCAATATGAGAATTGCTCCTCCGGTGATGCAGAGCTTAAGTGATTGGTTTTTGGAATTGTGTGGCCATACTTATGACTGAAGAGTTAATCATATTTTGGGGATTTTAGTGCACGTACCTCGAGTTGGAATCAAGGATGACTACCTCGCCTTCAGCTCGACCCTATCACAGGGCAAAAGGCTTCATACAATAGTTGCTAAAAGGTTTTTTCAGTGCGATCTTTATACATATATACGGGAAATGGTATGACCTGTTAGGGTCGGCTATCGATTGTTGACAAAAAGGTATTTTGGTGCATTGCCGTATATATATGAGGCTCTAGGGTCACACACACTTAAATGCGTGGGAATTATTGTAGACCAAAAAGAGTGAACAACCGACAGGAAATTAGGCCAAAAAGAGCTCCAAAACTTGCCTGTCTCATGTCTAATTTGGTTGAAGACCAATAGGTGGTGGAACACCCGCAGAACCCTTGAGGGCTGCGAGTCCCTATACAAAGGAGGGCAAGGGAGGGCGGAGACACGACCCAAGGCTGCCCCAAACCCCTAGCCTCACTCACGGCCAGCCTTGAGTTTTTTTGGGGTGGGGGCGTGGAGGTAATAAGACTTGGGGCTCTTAATAGAAAGCACTATCAAACTAATATCAATATACTCATATTTGAAATATCAATAAACATTGAAATGCATCCAAGAAAATATTCATATCCAATAGTATTGACATATCACCATGAAATTTTCTTCTAACACACTAACGAGGCTATGATGGGGTCAATGTCAATCTCGTCCAACACTAACGAGGCTCACTTAAGCCCTGAGGCTGACAGTGGGGGCTGCCCGCCGGGATTAAAGGAGGGGAGCAAACAGAGGCGACGGTGCTCACCGGCGGCGCTAGCGACGACAAGAGATCACACGAAGCTTGGCGAGGGGACGGTTGGAAGCAGGGGGCGGTGGCGGTCACGTGGGTAGTCGAACCCGACTTGACTGTACATTGGCTTAACTTGGGAATGACTACAAGACAATCTGAGCCAGATTTGGAAAAATAGAACATTTGAAGATGGACCGTCGGATGGCAGATTGATGGCACATATTTGGGTGCAAGGGATCATGTTGTTAGACTACAATTAGTTGGCTAGTATACCGGCCGATCTAGTCAGCATTATCCACGTGCATGCGCCATGTATGCTGCCACGTCACTCACGGAGGAGTAGGATCAAAAATGCTAAACGCACGGACCCATTACGGGCTGATTACGGGCCTTCCCTATATTACTTTTCatccccctgattttcaggtgggtgGGGCCCACACATCCCCCTTAAACCAATAAACATTTGCCATGCCAGCACCAGCCCCGTAAAACGCCCGTGAAACTCCATGTGTGTAGCATCGTTGGAGTAGGATCGGCTGTTAGTTTGTTAACTATGCACCTTgtatcctctctctctctctctctctctctctgatgtATTCTCTCTATTAATTTTCCCATTGTGGATGAATGCAAGTGAGATACATTGCTATCTCTATCCATTTCTATTTATGATATCAGAGTGATCCTCCATCGCTTCCGACATGGCctcttcggccgccgccgccgcttatTCTCCGacagcctcctcctccccttttcCTCCCATGGTGTCCTATCCTCTCCCTGCCTTCTTTCTTCCACAGACACATctccctgcctcctctcttccagaGCCGCCTGTAGTCACCACCACCACCCTTCCTCTTTAGGCCGCGCCGCCCACCTCGAACTTCTTCCCCACCCTGGTCATGGCTCACGCCATTCGAGTCGAGGGGCTCAATATCCACCACCACGTGGGGACGCGGCTGGACATGAAGGGGTCAAATTATTCGGTGTGGCGTGAGCTCATGCTCGAGATGGCCCACCAGTACGACGTCGCCGACCATTTCGCACTGGACTTCACTGACCGCGCGCGACGTGCCTTGGAAAATCATCAATAAGGCCGTGAAGAAATGGTTCTACGGGACCATGAACACTGAACTTTGCGGCTTCATCCTCAACCGGGGGCCCACCGCCTTGGAACTGTGGTCGTCCATCAAGGCTCCCTTCCTCAGCAACAAGTGCTCGCGGTAGTTCTACCTCAAGACCAAGCCTTACGGCATCCGCCAGGACAACTCCATCCCCTCCTTATGCGCCCGCCTCAAGGCCGTCATGGATGGGATGCGGAACGCCggcaaggcggtggacgacgacgagctcATCATCCAACTGCTTTGTGGCATCCACAAAGATAAGCATCAGATGACGTCCAAGATAATTGAGAAGTCGCCGACGCCCATAGCCTTCAATGTCGCTATCGGCATGTTTCAACCGGATCCACTCCTCCAAGTGCAATAATATAGAGAGAGCCTGTGGTGTGCAGAAGATGAAATGTCAAATCTTGCTCAAGATGCCAAACTACTCAATTAACACACAAAAGATTATTGTTGCGGCTACCATGACACTACACAACTATGTCCACCTCCATGAGAAAGAGGATCTTCACTTTCTTCGATGTGCGAGAGGGATCCGGATTATGTTCCAACTATCCTAGAGAGATACAAGAAGTATTTTATTTCTCCAAATGCATCGGATGCTTCAACATACGTGGAAACAGGTCCTAACATGGATTTGTTTAGGCATGAACTAGCTACCACCATTGCTCGTAGTTGGTGAATTAGTCATGTTCATGTCTTTAGATATGTGACCATTTTGATTTGCAAACTTATATGCAAATGAAGCTTTTGTTGTATGACACATGAAAAAACTAGTTTCTCTTCAGAATTATAACTTGTGTTAACTGAGAAAAATTGTGGTATTTCCAAAAAAGAAATACTACTTCATATTTGGCGCTTCATGTGCCATTGGAAAGCTCTCTGTACTGGGGTGGATTTACGAGCTGCTCGGCTCGTTCAGCTCGCGCTCGTTAAGCTTGTTAAGATTAACGAGCAGAAAACACTGCTCGGCTCGATTAGTTTGAAGCTGGTTAAGCTCGTGAGCGCTCATTAATAGATTATAATGTGTTACGGTCTACATGATGAGTGTGTAGGTGTGGTTTTTAAGATGAAATATGATGACCACAAAAAGAAATGCACTAGTTTGTTGCCGCTTATGTTAGTTAGATTGAATAGATTGGCTGAGGTGGTATAAAAAGTTTGTCACATAAGATAAAAATATGTATTATGTTGTTACTAACGAGCTTAATGAGCTATTCGTGAAACTCGTTAGCTCATTCGTTAAGCTCGTTAAGCTTAACAAGGTGAAATCAATGATTGGCTCTGTTCATTAAGAAGCGAGCTACGAGCTTAACAAGCCGAACAATCAAGCGTTCATTAAGCTCGCGAGCTACGAGATTTTGGTCCAGCCCTATCTGTACATCTCTTTGTACTGAAAAGATCGCAGCAATAGCAGCTGTGAAAAAAAAAACTGTGCATGTTTCAGCCCAAACTAACACAAAGTCATGCAGCCCAACCCATTATTGTGCTCTGTTTTGGCCTCATTAGAGCCAGGGGCTGAACGGGGCTGCCTCCAGCCAGCACAAGAGGGGCGCCCAACAGGCCTAGCACTGGGAGAAGCCAAGACAGCATCAGAACGCTTTCTGCTTGCCGGGTGAAGCAAGAAGCTGGCTCGAGATGCTAGATTTCCAGATTTCGTGAAGTTTGGAGAGGTTCAGAACATGCCCTAGGGTGATGTGAAGAGTAGGAATAGAATACGCAATTTTGAAGTGGCAAAGTGGCGGTGAAGAGGAAGGGGGAAATAGAGGGGATAGAAATGGCGGGAGGGAAAGGGTGAGAAAGAGAGGGGAAAGAAAGATATTACAATTAAAAAGGTACTTTTTGTATTACAAaatgaaagaaaagaaaaaaaaaccagTTGAAAGTATAAGCCGAGTGTTATATATCGGGTTCTCGGCTTACCTTTAACTGATTTAAAAATGAATACGGGATGTTCTCTCACACATTGTAGTTCTCTGATGTTTCCCTGATCCACAAAGATTGTCCAAATATTCTTTCATTTGGGAGAAAAAAAAGGAGTAATGTTTATGCACAGATCACGAGGCACAAAATGAATGGTTAGATAAGGGGATGGGTGCTCTCAGGTTTAGCCGCAACTTTCCCCACAAAATAATTGTTGCTGTCAATGCATGGTGGATGTAACTAGAAAATCTAATTAAGCCTTACAAATCTGGATTAATCAATTAGCTAGATCCCTGGAGTTCCGTAGCAACGCACTTGAGGACGAGTCGGAGGAATGAGTGGTGTCGCCGGTGTTGACCAAAGAAGAGCGAACACAACCGGAGCCAGAGCTGGAGCTGTCAATGGACAAAGCCTCGTACGGGCCGGAGGAGGACACGGTGTCCGGCACAGTCCTGTACGTGTGGAGCGGGAGCGCCGGCAGTCTCACCTCGTCGGACTGCAGGACGTGCATTGCCTGGGCAACAGACGGCCGCTCGCTTCGGTCCGGATGCGCGCACCAGAGCCCGACGACGAGCACCCGCACCATCCACCGCTCGTCGGCCTCGTCTCCCCTCAGCCGGTCATCGGCCGCGTCGAGGATCGCGTTCCTGCCGTACAGGCTCCACACCCAGCTGACCAGTGTGAACGATTTCCCCGCGGTCTCCATCACCGGCCGCCGGCCGGAGACGATCTCAAGTAGGACGACACCGAAGCTGTACACATCGGACTCGGTGCACGGCCGGCGTGTGTTGACGAACTCAGGATCAATGTAGCCGGCGGTGCCGAGCACGGCCTTGGTGGTCTGCATCAACCCCGTGTCGTGGTCGGCGAGCCGGGCCAATCCGAAGTCACCGAGCTTGGTGCTCATCGATGCATCGAGCATGATGTTGCTCGGCTTGATGTCGCCATGCACGACGCACTGCTCCCACTCTCCATGGAGGTAGTGCAGCGCGGATCCCAATCCGATGATGATCTTGTACCTCTGCGGCCATGTGAGAAATTTGTTCTTGCTGTAGAGATGCTTGTCTAGGCTGCCCTCCGCCACGAGCTCATAGACGAGCAGGAGACTCTTATGGCTGTCGCACCAACCCAACAGCTGCACAAGGTTACGATGCTTCAGTCTGCTGATGATCCTCACCTCAGCCTCGAACTCCTTTCTCCCCTGCGCCGACGACTCCGCCGACAACATCTTTACCGCCACCGCACGGCGGTCGGTGGCTACAGTTGTGAGGGTGAGGTGACCCCGGTAAACGCTCCCGAAGCCGCCTCGCCCGAGCTTCTCCTCCTCCGCGAAGTGTCTCGTTGCGGCAACCAGCTCGTGGTAGGTGTATCGTCTGGGTCCGCCGGCAGCCACACCTCTCTCGAGGTCAGCTCTGTGGGCGTACCCTTCTTGCCTGTCCTCATTTGCCTTCATTTTATTGTGTCGCCACCATAGCAACACGGCCACACATACCACCAAAGAAAGCAATGGGACTAGTACGGATGACAGGATcactactaatttttttttgttcttCCTGGTCGGAAGAGGAGATAGAGTGGAACTGAATGACCATGAGAGTATCCGGTGCAGCTCGGAGAAGTTGCCGGTGGCCGCAGAGAAGCCGACGGCGACCTCCTCCGGTAGCTGTGTGCTCAGATCGACGGTTGCATTGACCTGGTACAGGGCATCGTTGATGTGGAGATCCACGGCCAGCATCTTGGACACGTTGTGGTACGTGACAGTTGCCTTCATAACATAGGACGACGTGAGGTTCTTGCCTGCCGTGGTTGTGGTGTCCGTGTGCACCATGGAGATCATTGAGTTTACGTCGATGCCGACATGGTTCTTGCCGGTGCCGCCATAGTAGGAGTTGTCGTGAGTGTCGAACTCGACGGCCACCATCCGGGTGGGTCCCGTCCCGTTGGTGAAGGCCGggaggaggccgaggccgccCCCGCCGCTCTGGGGCGGGATCTCCGACGGGAAGTGGCCGAGGAAGAAGGCCATCCCTTCGCCGGAGCTGTCCTTCACCGGAGTGATCTGGAAGGAGAAGTTGGTGGTGAAGCTAGCCATCTCGCCGGTGTCGCCGTTCCACAGGGGCACCTTGTACGCGTACGACGCCCGACCGACGCTGCTCAGGAGGTTCTGCGTCAGCTCGAGCCTTGGCGGGCTGATGGATGCGT
This sequence is a window from Aegilops tauschii subsp. strangulata cultivar AL8/78 chromosome 7, Aet v6.0, whole genome shotgun sequence. Protein-coding genes within it:
- the LOC109739951 gene encoding L-type lectin-domain containing receptor kinase IX.1-like, producing MGSRRRPTTTLVLALLLHLYYAPRWAFSLDFSLNFSDAGAGSWIDLDGDASISPPRLELTQNLLSSVGRASYAYKVPLWNGDTGEMASFTTNFSFQITPVKDSSGEGMAFFLGHFPSEIPPQSGGGGLGLLPAFTNGTGPTRMVAVEFDTHDNSYYGGTGKNHVGIDVNSMISMVHTDTTTTAGKNLTSSYVMKATVTYHNVSKMLAVDLHINDALYQVNATVDLSTQLPEEVAVGFSAATGNFSELHRILSWSFSSTLSPLPTRKNKKKLVVILSSVLVPLLSLVVCVAVLLWWRHNKMKANEDRQEGYAHRADLERGVAAGGPRRYTYHELVAATRHFAEEEKLGRGGFGSVYRGHLTLTTVATDRRAVAVKMLSAESSAQGRKEFEAEVRIISRLKHRNLVQLLGWCDSHKSLLLVYELVAEGSLDKHLYSKNKFLTWPQRYKIIIGLGSALHYLHGEWEQCVVHGDIKPSNIMLDASMSTKLGDFGLARLADHDTGLMQTTKAVLGTAGYIDPEFVNTRRPCTESDVYSFGVVLLEIVSGRRPVMETAGKSFTLVSWVWSLYGRNAILDAADDRLRGDEADERWMVRVLVVGLWCAHPDRSERPSVAQAMHVLQSDEVRLPALPLHTYRTVPDTVSSSGPYEALSIDSSSSGSGCVRSSLVNTGDTTHSSDSSSSALLRNSRDLAN